The Saccharothrix variisporea genome has a segment encoding these proteins:
- a CDS encoding VanZ family protein, translating into MGRRILPFVTAVLLSVIVLFTPQSGVPDSPPGTDKVVHTLLFALLAATGLWARLPVWPLLGGLVAYAAVSEVLQAVITALGRGGDVVDGLVDVLGIGLGWLVARRAFSGTRPR; encoded by the coding sequence GTGGGCCGCAGAATCCTCCCGTTCGTGACCGCGGTGTTGCTCAGCGTCATCGTCCTGTTCACCCCGCAGTCAGGTGTGCCGGACTCCCCGCCGGGCACGGACAAGGTCGTGCACACCCTCCTGTTCGCCCTGCTGGCGGCCACGGGGCTGTGGGCGCGGCTGCCGGTGTGGCCGCTGCTGGGCGGGCTGGTGGCCTACGCGGCGGTGTCGGAGGTGTTGCAGGCGGTGATCACGGCGCTCGGGCGGGGCGGGGACGTCGTGGACGGCCTGGTGGACGTCCTGGGCATCGGGCTGGGGTGGCTGGTGGCGCGCAGGGCGTTCAGCGGAACCCGACCTCGGTGA
- a CDS encoding endonuclease: MTSDALLSRLAATRARYEGRAAQRKHVRATVERRGVLHTDTPHRVTHRLNRLGIDWQLAAAVEGGASALRSGPRELDLDRLLGRNGVVDTGFLDCGLAAARAVGRVRVAGRCATGVLVSPVLLLTTNTALPSVTDAARAEVEFDDVATGLCPERFFVTDLVLDFTVVAVREGTLPPHLRLVEHEGKAILGERLTSVRFPADGPKQFGLREHVLVDVLDNYVHYEPGSEVSGGPIFNDQWEVVALHHSGVASGSAWTAGEGVRISRVLRSLRERPLTGEAAHLRAQVFDTAGPVVPEADSELRAALVNLDIGRTRVYYDPVADRNARDRYYAGVRPTREALHQLLTTTHVRRPAYRPCRMLYPWVDLHPDLKLRSLHSGAALDPAELIRADVESEAARSRRFRDLAAAGLPDPGTLLAEFDVLEQALPFNCEHAVPQTSFDRREPMRGDLHHQFTREVGDTPDDPWDRSGPVARAVLYFLVRYPGVVDDALVPDLIMCHERDPVTDHEQHRNAAIAEIQGNRNPFIDHPGWALDI; encoded by the coding sequence ATGACGTCCGACGCGCTGCTGTCCCGCCTGGCCGCCACGCGCGCCCGCTACGAAGGCCGTGCCGCGCAACGCAAGCACGTGCGTGCGACGGTCGAGCGCCGCGGCGTCCTGCACACCGACACCCCGCACCGCGTCACGCACCGGCTCAACCGGCTGGGCATCGACTGGCAGCTGGCCGCGGCCGTCGAGGGCGGTGCGTCGGCGCTGCGGTCGGGTCCGCGGGAACTGGACCTGGACCGGCTGCTGGGCCGCAACGGCGTGGTGGACACCGGTTTCCTGGACTGCGGCCTGGCCGCGGCGCGGGCCGTCGGGCGGGTGCGGGTGGCCGGGCGGTGCGCGACCGGGGTGCTCGTCTCGCCGGTCCTGCTGCTGACCACCAACACCGCGTTGCCGAGCGTGACCGACGCGGCACGGGCGGAGGTCGAGTTCGACGACGTGGCGACCGGGTTGTGCCCGGAGCGGTTCTTCGTGACGGACCTGGTGCTGGACTTCACCGTGGTGGCCGTGCGGGAGGGGACGTTGCCGCCGCACCTGCGCCTGGTGGAGCACGAGGGCAAGGCGATCCTGGGGGAGCGGCTGACGTCGGTGCGGTTCCCGGCGGACGGGCCGAAGCAGTTCGGGTTGCGCGAACACGTGCTCGTGGACGTGCTGGACAACTACGTGCACTACGAGCCCGGGTCGGAGGTGTCCGGCGGTCCGATCTTCAACGACCAGTGGGAGGTCGTCGCGCTGCACCACTCGGGCGTGGCGTCCGGCAGCGCGTGGACCGCGGGGGAGGGCGTGCGGATCAGCCGGGTGCTCCGGTCCCTGCGGGAACGCCCGCTCACCGGCGAGGCGGCACACCTGCGTGCCCAGGTCTTCGACACGGCCGGTCCGGTGGTGCCCGAGGCCGACTCGGAGCTCCGCGCGGCCCTGGTCAACCTCGACATCGGCCGCACCCGCGTCTACTACGACCCGGTCGCGGACCGGAACGCCCGCGACCGCTACTACGCGGGAGTCCGCCCGACCCGCGAGGCCCTGCACCAGCTGCTGACCACCACCCACGTCCGCCGCCCGGCGTACCGCCCGTGCCGGATGCTGTACCCGTGGGTGGACCTGCACCCGGACCTGAAGCTGCGGAGCCTGCACTCGGGCGCGGCCCTGGACCCGGCCGAGCTGATCCGGGCGGACGTCGAGTCGGAGGCGGCCCGGTCGAGGCGCTTCCGCGACCTGGCGGCGGCGGGCTTACCCGACCCGGGGACGCTGCTGGCGGAGTTCGACGTCCTGGAGCAGGCGTTGCCGTTCAACTGCGAGCACGCCGTGCCCCAGACGTCGTTCGACCGGCGGGAACCCATGCGGGGCGACCTGCACCACCAGTTCACCCGCGAGGTCGGCGACACCCCGGACGACCCGTGGGACCGCTCCGGCCCGGTGGCGAGGGCGGTCCTGTACTTCCTGGTGCGCTACCCCGGGGTGGTGGACGACGCCCTGGTGCCGGACTTGATCATGTGCCACGAACGCGACCCGGTGACCGACCACGAGCAGCACCGGAACGCGGCGATCGCCGAGATCCAGGGCAACCGCAACCCGTTCATCGACCATCCCGGCTGGGCCCTGGACATCTGA
- a CDS encoding helicase-associated domain-containing protein, producing the protein MGRKSALAGWLRELDAPGLKDVLALRRDAADTRPRSLRALADELSTASSLRLAVEGLDRGCRDVLDAVLALSTAAGSVGAGAGEVGVDVLAESLRCNGKAGRAELKRALAELRARALVWPVGDLLCVAPNLRPTALEPPRRITPAPRTPRRVVQNRVFADRAATAFATSTVDGVTRLVDLCDGEVVSARGGVGVRELRRISALLRADEARTRLWLELAVEARLLAAADCDRRVVPTTRSDAWRGAPPSDRLAVLAKAWPRMVWQPGKSRPALADPLSCGDVTRRGVLEQYARLGEDEAFEHRHEVVAELAWTRPAFHSAVVTEAALVEAEAIGLVALGAVTALGRAVLAGRESEVADRFVPPAVTTALLRPDLTAVVGGLPDDEVSSVLDLAAEAAEGGWRFTGSSVRRALDAGHTPDRLLARLASIAEHGVPQPVERLVREVARRHGRISVTAVASCVRADDPELLTEIAGHRSLTPLSLQLLGPTVLASAKPADETLALLRAAGYAPTAEGVVDRTPRRRVEPPPRKVPAWRRWRASLTDQELGKLAVALLERERPRPRLMPPRVESKRLTTARLLRDQSLVLPDSEVVLLAEALVTRTSVEIAVADGPRTTIRHVITPVDHAAGNLTANGPHGEQREFLVGHIRSVRPVD; encoded by the coding sequence GTGGGTAGGAAATCGGCGTTGGCCGGTTGGCTGCGCGAACTCGACGCACCGGGTCTGAAGGACGTCCTCGCGCTGCGCCGGGACGCGGCGGACACCCGGCCGCGGTCGCTGCGCGCACTGGCCGACGAGCTGTCGACGGCGTCGTCGCTGCGCCTGGCGGTGGAGGGCCTGGACCGGGGGTGCCGGGACGTCCTGGACGCCGTGCTCGCGTTGAGCACCGCTGCGGGTTCGGTCGGCGCGGGTGCGGGCGAGGTTGGCGTGGATGTCCTCGCGGAGAGCCTGCGGTGCAACGGGAAGGCCGGGCGGGCGGAGTTGAAGCGGGCCCTGGCGGAGTTGCGGGCGCGGGCGCTGGTGTGGCCGGTGGGTGACCTGCTGTGCGTGGCCCCGAACCTGCGCCCGACCGCCCTGGAACCGCCCCGCCGCATCACGCCCGCGCCGCGCACGCCCCGGCGGGTGGTGCAGAACCGGGTGTTCGCCGACCGGGCCGCGACCGCGTTCGCCACGTCCACTGTGGACGGGGTGACCCGGCTGGTGGACCTGTGCGACGGCGAGGTGGTCAGCGCGCGCGGCGGGGTCGGGGTGCGGGAGCTGCGGCGGATCTCGGCGTTGTTGCGGGCCGACGAGGCGCGGACCCGGCTGTGGCTGGAGCTGGCCGTCGAGGCGAGGTTGCTGGCGGCGGCGGACTGCGACCGGCGGGTGGTGCCGACGACCCGGTCCGACGCGTGGCGCGGCGCACCGCCCTCGGACCGCCTGGCGGTGCTGGCGAAGGCGTGGCCGCGGATGGTGTGGCAGCCGGGGAAGTCCCGGCCGGCGCTGGCGGACCCGTTGTCGTGCGGTGACGTCACGCGGCGCGGGGTGCTGGAGCAGTACGCGCGGCTGGGCGAGGACGAGGCGTTCGAGCACCGGCACGAGGTGGTGGCCGAGCTGGCGTGGACCCGGCCCGCGTTCCACAGCGCCGTGGTGACGGAGGCCGCTCTGGTCGAGGCCGAGGCCATCGGTCTGGTGGCCTTGGGGGCTGTGACCGCGTTGGGTCGGGCGGTGCTGGCCGGGCGGGAGTCGGAGGTGGCGGACCGGTTCGTGCCCCCCGCCGTGACCACGGCGTTGCTGCGCCCGGACCTGACCGCGGTGGTCGGCGGGTTGCCCGACGACGAGGTGTCCTCGGTGCTGGACCTGGCCGCCGAGGCCGCCGAGGGTGGGTGGCGGTTCACCGGTTCGAGCGTGCGGCGGGCCTTGGACGCGGGCCACACCCCCGACCGCCTGCTGGCCCGGTTGGCGTCGATCGCGGAGCACGGCGTGCCGCAGCCGGTCGAGCGGTTGGTGCGGGAGGTGGCGCGGCGGCACGGGCGGATCAGCGTGACGGCGGTGGCGAGCTGCGTGCGGGCCGACGACCCGGAGCTGTTGACCGAGATCGCCGGGCACCGCTCGTTGACCCCGCTGTCGTTGCAGTTGTTGGGCCCGACCGTGCTGGCGTCGGCGAAACCGGCGGACGAGACCCTGGCCCTGCTCCGCGCCGCCGGCTACGCCCCGACCGCCGAGGGCGTCGTCGACCGCACCCCGCGCCGCCGCGTCGAGCCGCCGCCGCGGAAGGTCCCGGCGTGGCGGCGGTGGCGGGCGTCGCTGACCGACCAGGAGCTGGGCAAACTCGCGGTGGCCCTGCTGGAGCGCGAGCGGCCCCGGCCCCGGCTCATGCCGCCGAGGGTGGAGTCGAAGCGGTTGACCACCGCGCGGTTGCTGCGCGACCAGTCGCTGGTGCTGCCGGACTCGGAGGTCGTGCTGCTGGCGGAGGCGCTGGTGACGAGGACGTCGGTGGAGATCGCGGTGGCCGACGGGCCGCGCACCACCATCCGGCACGTCATCACGCCCGTGGACCACGCGGCCGGCAACCTGACGGCGAACGGTCCGCACGGGGAGCAGCGGGAGTTCCTGGTCGGGCACATCCGGTCCGTGCGGCCGGTGGACTAG
- a CDS encoding glutamate synthase subunit beta — protein MADPYGFLKHPRKDAPKRPAAERLDDWHEVYAHVEPEVRDREVRTQATRCMDCGIPFCHSGSAGCPLGNLIPEWNDLVRRGDWELASDRLHATNNFPEFTGRLCPAPCEAACVLAISHDAGGAVTIKRVEETIADVSWEQGLVQPYQSHVSTGKRVAVVGSGPAGLAAAQQLTRAGHEVTVYERDDRLGGLLRYGIPEFKMEKKVLDRRLAQLRREGTKFVTGCEVGVDLTVEQLREQFDAVVLAVGALRGRDDTTTPGRDLKGIHLAMEHLVPANRACEGDGAPAIDAAGKHVVIIGGGDTGADCYGTASRQGAASVLQLDQYPQPPSQRDDKRSPWPVWPWILRTYPAHEEAGERKFAVAVEKFIGDEDGHVRQIQLRKVRVEKDASGRRQVVPTSEEVEVLPADLVLLAIGFEGVEHMPLLDDLGIPLTTRGTISCGSDWQTQAPGVFVCGDAHRGASLVVWAIAEGRSVANAVDKFLTGSSDLPSPVIPNQLPLAVV, from the coding sequence GTGGCTGACCCGTACGGTTTCCTCAAGCACCCCCGCAAGGACGCCCCGAAGCGGCCCGCCGCCGAGCGGCTGGACGACTGGCACGAGGTGTACGCGCACGTCGAGCCGGAGGTCCGCGACCGCGAGGTGCGCACCCAGGCCACCCGGTGCATGGACTGCGGCATCCCGTTCTGCCACTCGGGCTCCGCGGGCTGCCCGCTGGGCAACCTGATCCCCGAGTGGAACGACCTGGTCCGCCGCGGCGACTGGGAGCTGGCCTCAGACCGGCTGCACGCCACCAACAACTTCCCGGAGTTCACCGGGCGGCTGTGCCCGGCGCCGTGCGAGGCGGCGTGCGTGCTGGCGATCAGCCACGACGCCGGCGGCGCGGTGACGATCAAGCGGGTCGAGGAGACCATCGCGGACGTCTCGTGGGAGCAGGGGCTCGTGCAGCCCTACCAGTCCCACGTGTCGACAGGGAAGCGCGTGGCGGTCGTCGGCTCCGGCCCCGCCGGGCTGGCGGCGGCCCAGCAGCTCACCCGCGCCGGTCACGAGGTCACCGTCTACGAGCGGGACGACCGGCTCGGCGGGCTGCTGCGCTACGGCATCCCCGAGTTCAAGATGGAGAAGAAGGTCCTGGACCGGCGGCTGGCCCAGCTGCGCCGGGAGGGCACCAAGTTCGTCACCGGCTGCGAGGTCGGCGTGGACCTGACCGTCGAGCAGCTGCGCGAGCAGTTCGACGCCGTGGTCCTGGCGGTCGGCGCGCTGCGCGGCCGGGACGACACCACGACCCCCGGTCGGGACTTGAAGGGCATCCACCTGGCGATGGAGCACCTCGTGCCCGCCAACCGCGCGTGCGAGGGCGACGGCGCCCCCGCCATCGACGCGGCCGGCAAGCACGTCGTGATCATCGGCGGCGGCGACACGGGTGCCGACTGCTACGGCACCGCCTCCCGCCAGGGCGCGGCGTCGGTGCTCCAGCTCGACCAGTACCCGCAGCCGCCGTCGCAGCGCGACGACAAGCGGTCGCCGTGGCCGGTGTGGCCGTGGATCCTGCGCACCTACCCCGCGCACGAGGAGGCGGGGGAGCGCAAGTTCGCGGTCGCGGTGGAGAAGTTCATCGGCGACGAAGACGGGCACGTCCGCCAGATCCAGCTGCGCAAGGTGCGGGTGGAGAAGGACGCCTCCGGGCGGCGGCAGGTCGTGCCGACGTCGGAGGAGGTCGAGGTGCTGCCCGCGGACCTGGTCCTGCTGGCGATCGGGTTCGAAGGCGTCGAGCACATGCCCCTGCTGGACGACCTGGGCATCCCGCTGACCACGCGCGGCACCATCTCGTGCGGGTCGGACTGGCAGACCCAGGCGCCGGGCGTCTTCGTGTGCGGCGACGCCCACCGCGGCGCGTCCCTGGTGGTGTGGGCGATCGCCGAGGGCCGTTCGGTGGCCAACGCGGTCGACAAGTTCCTCACCGGCTCGTCGGACCTGCCTTCGCCGGTCATCCCCAACCAGCTGCCGCTCGCGGTCGTGTAG
- a CDS encoding DUF2461 domain-containing protein, whose product MEFTGFGEHAIDFFDGLVVDNSKAFWEDNKHVYQSDVRAPMEALLAELEPEFGKGKVFRPYRDVRFSKDKTPYKDHCGGVVELGRGGGAHYVQVGTAGLFVAGGSFAMASDQIARYRESVTDDLRGQALEKILRKLAKQGWELRGDKLKRAPKGVDPEHPRVELAKHKRLYVAKVWPPDDTLHEPECLDRVRTAWREVNPLVDWCADHIGVTEVGFR is encoded by the coding sequence GTGGAATTCACCGGCTTCGGAGAGCACGCCATCGACTTCTTCGACGGCTTGGTCGTCGACAACTCGAAGGCGTTCTGGGAGGACAACAAGCACGTCTACCAGTCCGACGTGCGCGCGCCCATGGAGGCGCTGCTGGCGGAGCTGGAACCCGAGTTCGGCAAGGGCAAGGTCTTCCGGCCCTACCGGGACGTGCGGTTCAGCAAGGACAAGACCCCCTACAAGGACCACTGCGGCGGTGTGGTCGAACTCGGGCGCGGCGGCGGCGCGCACTACGTCCAGGTCGGCACGGCGGGCCTGTTCGTCGCGGGCGGGTCGTTCGCGATGGCGTCCGACCAGATCGCCCGCTACCGCGAGTCGGTCACCGACGACCTGCGCGGGCAGGCCCTGGAGAAGATCCTGAGGAAGCTCGCCAAGCAGGGCTGGGAGCTGCGCGGCGACAAGCTCAAGCGCGCGCCCAAGGGCGTCGACCCCGAGCACCCGCGCGTGGAGCTGGCCAAGCACAAGCGGCTCTACGTGGCCAAGGTGTGGCCGCCCGACGACACCCTGCACGAGCCGGAGTGCCTGGACCGCGTCCGCACGGCGTGGCGCGAGGTGAACCCGCTGGTCGACTGGTGCGCCGACCACATCGGGGTCACCGAGGTCGGGTTCCGCTGA
- the pyk gene encoding pyruvate kinase, with amino-acid sequence MSRRAKIVCTLGPATATEDKVNELVAAGMDVARMNFSHGSHADHKQVYDLVRAASDRTGRAVGILADLQGPKIRLGRFAHGPVEWRTGDVVRVTVEDVEGTHDRVSTTYKQLAHDAKVGDRLLVDDGKVGLVVTDVEGPDVVCEVTEGGPVSNNKGLSLPGMDVSVPALSEKDIEDLEFALNLGVDFIALSFVRSPADIDLVHQVMDRVGHGRRPVIAKIEKPEAVDNLEAIVLAFDGVMVARGDLGVELPLEHVPLVQKRAIQIARENAKPVIVATQMLDSMITNSRPTRAETSDVANAVLDGADALMLSGETSVGRYAIETVRTMGRIIEAVETESVQVPPLTHVPRTKRGVISYAARDIGERLNAKALVAFTQSGDTVRRLARLHTHLPLLAFTPEQSVRSQLALTWGTETFLVPKVDSTDEMVRQVDQSMLNIGRYQPGDLVVVVAGSPPGTIGSTNLIRVHRLGEEDHA; translated from the coding sequence GTGAGTCGACGCGCGAAGATCGTCTGTACGCTGGGCCCTGCCACCGCGACCGAGGACAAGGTCAACGAGCTGGTAGCGGCCGGTATGGACGTGGCCAGGATGAACTTCAGCCACGGCAGCCATGCCGACCACAAGCAGGTCTACGACCTGGTCCGCGCCGCATCGGACCGCACCGGGCGCGCGGTGGGCATCCTCGCCGACCTCCAGGGCCCGAAGATCCGGCTCGGCCGGTTCGCGCACGGCCCCGTCGAGTGGCGCACGGGTGACGTCGTCCGGGTGACCGTCGAGGACGTCGAGGGCACGCACGACCGCGTCTCCACCACCTACAAGCAGCTCGCGCACGACGCCAAGGTCGGCGACCGGCTGCTGGTGGACGACGGCAAGGTCGGCCTGGTCGTGACCGACGTCGAGGGCCCGGACGTGGTCTGCGAGGTCACCGAGGGCGGCCCGGTCAGCAACAACAAGGGCCTCTCGCTGCCCGGCATGGACGTGTCCGTGCCCGCGCTGTCGGAGAAGGACATCGAGGACCTGGAGTTCGCGCTCAACCTGGGCGTCGACTTCATCGCCCTGTCCTTCGTCCGCTCGCCGGCCGACATCGACCTCGTGCACCAGGTGATGGACCGCGTCGGCCACGGCCGCCGCCCGGTCATCGCCAAGATCGAGAAGCCCGAGGCCGTCGACAACCTCGAGGCCATCGTGCTGGCGTTCGACGGCGTGATGGTCGCCCGCGGCGACCTGGGCGTCGAGCTGCCGCTGGAGCACGTGCCGCTGGTGCAGAAGCGCGCGATCCAGATCGCCCGCGAGAACGCCAAGCCGGTCATCGTGGCGACCCAGATGCTCGACTCGATGATCACCAACTCGCGCCCGACCCGCGCCGAGACCTCGGACGTGGCCAACGCCGTGCTCGACGGCGCGGACGCGCTGATGCTGTCCGGCGAGACGTCGGTGGGCCGGTACGCGATCGAGACCGTGCGCACGATGGGCCGGATCATCGAGGCCGTCGAGACCGAGTCCGTGCAGGTCCCGCCGCTGACCCACGTCCCGCGCACCAAGCGCGGCGTCATCTCCTACGCGGCCCGCGACATCGGCGAGCGGCTCAACGCCAAGGCCCTGGTCGCGTTCACGCAGTCGGGTGACACGGTCCGCCGCCTGGCCCGCCTGCACACCCACCTGCCGCTGCTGGCGTTCACGCCCGAGCAGAGCGTGCGCAGTCAGCTTGCTCTCACGTGGGGCACCGAGACGTTCCTGGTGCCTAAGGTGGACTCGACGGACGAGATGGTCCGCCAGGTGGACCAGTCGATGCTGAACATCGGCCGGTACCAGCCCGGTGACCTGGTCGTCGTCGTGGCAGGCTCCCCGCCTGGCACCATCGGCTCGACCAACCTCATCCGGGTGCACCGCCTGGGGGAGGAAGACCACGCTTAG